The genomic segment CTTGTTGGGTATCAAAGAGCATACACTATATATAACTACCCCAGCTAAATCCTTCAAGTTAATTTGATACATAGTAAGCTTTGACCAGAATAGTGCCTaagatatatataatatatttatatatagaagaaaagagaaaatcTCTCGTATTGATAAAGGCACTATCCTATTGGTAGATTAGACGAGGCACACCAAATAAATCAACTTACCAGAAAAAACCTACATGAATAAAGCCAGAGACGACTTTGGCTTTTTCCGCATGACAACTTATTGCTCAGCTATTGAAGCTCAGGTATCACCATTACAGAAAGAAACAAGATTACTGTGAGTTCTGATGGTTGTTTCGCAGTTGGAATCACTAGCTTCTCCTTCACCCTGATAAAGGAAAAAAGCAAGCAAAAGTTAAAAAGGTAAATGTCAACACAGCAGGAAACCTGAAAAATTTGTAAAGATAAGAATACCAAGCAGCATAATACATTTATACCTGCTCTACTGGAGTTGGAGAATGATCCTGGGTCTTCTTGGAAAGTTCCCTCAAAGTCCCCTGGAAAAACCAACGTCAAATATGTAAGACCCTTCTTTCATTGCTTCACATATCTTAAGATTTACAATTGAAACAAAATTCACCAGAATGCTCATCAAATTGAATACCACAAATGTTAACATACTAATCCATTCACCGTGTATTTGAGATACTTGCCAATCCATGTTCACTAATAAAATTATTATGGTGATTAAACTCCTAACTAAATAAAATGCCTGTTCCAGAGTACAAGCCTTGTTACTGAACAAAAGTAGTGCATCAGTTTTATAGCAAAAATAATATCACACACAACATTGATTAATATTAATTCCTATATCCTTAAACCCTTCCAATTTATAGAGAAAGTGATAAAAGGAATAAGGCAAACTGATCTCTTTAGGAGCAAAGTAAGATGTTATCATCTTGTCTCGCACACAAAGAAAACATATATATCAGCTTAAAGTTCGAATGGTTAGTTAAAAGAATGTTCTTTTAAACAGCGATAATAAAAGCTAATTTCCCTAAACATACAATAAACAAACTCACATGACTTCTCTattgtaatttaaaataatagaCACCTTTTCATCCAGGAGACAAGAATTACATCATGCTAAAAATTACAAGTATTTACCTTCAAAGGCAAGTAAAATACGCAGACAGACATATGTACAAAATGAAATTAACTCAGCATGTTATAgaaattaatttgataatttcAATACATATGATACCAACCCTATTTGACCAAAAAAGCCCACATGCATTGCAAAGAGACCTTGGGCCAGATGGTCCGCGCCGCATCATCGGGGTAGACTTTGAACTTGTGCCGCAATGTGTGCATCTAGACAAAGTGTATGATGCAAAATAGTGAAAAAAATAAAGTGAAGATGTTTAAAGGTAAACAACATAGAACGAGATAGTAAAATGGGAAAGAGATGAGAGAAAATATAAGCAATTGAAAGGAACCAAAATGTTGTTGACTTTTAAAGAACATAACACTCACGAAGTTTGAAGTGAATTATCCTCTTGCCCAGACTCCTGGCTGTTACCCCAGCTATAAGATCCATCTGTCTTTTTTGAAGTAAATTGGCCCTTGTTACGCTGCATCCTgatataaatgcatatatgaaACAAGCACagaaagaacaattttattagcACAACAATAAATCATGCAGCAGCGTATGGAAAACATGAATACTCCTAGATCTTAAACAAACAGAAGTTTTATTAAGTGTGAGGACTGTATAAAAAAACCATAATATGAAGTTCAAAACTAATACAATGTGCTGAGAGCCAAAGAAAGAACAGACAAGTTTAAGATTTAAATAAAACAAGATAGAATTTTAGTTTCACTTAGCGTTTCCAAATGAGCCCTGATGTTAAACTACTTTCCTAGACACTTCTAAAATCAATCTGCTACTTCTGTTACATTATCCAAATACataaaagagagaaaaaggaatctAAAGAACATTTGAAAGAGGAAAGGTAACTTAATGAAAGATACTTCTAAAAGGTGCAAAAGAGTAAATGCAAATCAGATCATAGAGACCAATATCATTCAAATTGTATACTTGACatcatttcttttttcttttgttaaGAAACACTATACTTGATATCATTAAGGTTAAAATAAGCGCAAAAGAATCTGctgatttttttcctttttctaaaTGGTCATAATTGTTATTGGGTTAGAGCCGCCACACCCACCAAATCTAACCAAACAACTCGATTGATTCCTTGAATAACCGATAATAATAACACACCTAAGTGCAACTTCTTGACGGACACTATATCTAACTTTCTTATCAAAGCACCGCTCTTTTCTCTTCTGCCGGAACCTATTTAACGAGGCCGCTCTATGAGGCTGACTACACCGTACCGGAATGTCGACCATAGCCTATAGAAAATGCAAAAGcgcataaaaataatatattttaagatcCCAAATTTAAGCATTTATTATAGTAAGTACCTTTGGGTAAGAAggaaaacatattaaaaaattaatacccTGTGATTCTGAGACTGCATCCCCACACCTTGTGCCCCAGCAGAGATTTCACATCCCCCCAAGAGTAACAACACTGCCTGAACCTACAAAATGTGAGCAAATTTTCTCAACAACATATTCCCATCTAGGACTAACCAAAACCTTATCCCTGCTTGGTTGCCGAGAAATTAAAGTTaaaaggagaaagagaaagagaaaaatcACTTGCATGTTACTTAATCACACGAAAAGAGTGAAATTAACAAAGTACTACCATGCACCCAATTGAGCTGAGATTTTAGTACAACTTtatataacaacaacaacaagtcaTTTCAATTTCAACACTCTAAAGGCCAACACTCTAACTAGCGCAACCAATTTCAATTTCAACATTCTAAAGTTCAAATCTGGGAAAAATCTAAACAGGGGGAAAAAATTATAcccaaaatcaaaataaaccctaATCAGAATCCCGAACCTTATCAGGAGTAACAGCGTCGAAAACATAGACTTGGCCACGGAACGAGAGGGTGAGCTGACTGCTTCCATCGCTACGATGAACGACCATCTCATGGCCGGCACCATAGACAGAGTCGGGGTTGACGTCCTCAACGACGTCTCCACTGCCGGCAACACCCCCGGCGGGGTCATCGAGAGCATGAGCCTCGTAGCGGAGGTGGGGATTGTCAACGGACTCGGCACCGCCGCCGACTCCTGAGGCATCTTCGTCGTCAGCGATCTGACTGGGGATGGTCATGGACTGGCCGTGTCCGTACATTGGCGGTTCCAGTGTAGAAGGGAGAAACGTTGAAGCATTACAGGGAAAGAAAATCCGGGTACTGAGAAAACCCCCAAAACCGGACGAGTTGTACAAAGGACAGAGAGTGCGTGTGGGAGAGAGACCTGGTTTGTCTGGTGCTGAAAGCAGAAGGAATATAAGCTAAGGCTTTGTTTGGTAAGAATGATATTGAAAGAGAGGAAGCGATATAGATTCTTGGTTCGGacgaaattttttatttttgtttatagcCAAAAGAAGAACAAGTATAAGATTGTTAATTATCTTTTCGTTATCAACTTAATAAcagaaatgaaataaaataaagaagattAACACTGAGATTTTaagtggttcaggttataaaacaatATTATTCCATGAGTCTTTAGTATTAGTGTTCTTGAATATTGTGATAGCAAGTTTCAATGTAGGTTTTTTCAAGCAGCATATAGAGTACTCTGAGTACAAGAATTTGTGAACCCTTTTACAATGATAcactagtcctatttatagaggttgagggtcattaatatcatttattacaaatattcctCAATTATTTGGGGAGTTAATTGTTATCCAACCTCTCTCAATGTTCTAATTAAGATTGCAGGCCCGTGCGTATTGCACGGGGCCTAATTCGTAGGTTGTGGCCTACCAATTTTACGGGAGACATGCCTCTGACACTGTTAGAATGAGGTTGCACATTTTTCTATGTCAGACGGcgttgtgggaaataccaattaTCGAGTGTGCAAACTCGACGCCACTACTCGAGGCACCCAAAAAGCTATCAGATGATCTTGTTGTGGCCCAAGGCTACAGTGACTGACACCTAGCGTTCTCTCTAGGCCCGAGTAAAAACCTCCTAAACTTGGAGGACTATCAGGTCAAGAAGATGGGAGGACCGCTATTGTGGTCCTCgggacgtggcctcacttggagacatccacgtcTAAAAAGGGATCATGGCTTACTCGGAGGAGACTATACTCCAAGAAGCTCTAGACGAGATCTACATAGCTTTATTATCTCTCGAGAAGCCTAATTACTTCTCTAATTACTGTCAcgtgtccaatgatgaaatcacgGATAATTGTTCTATGTTTTTGTTGTATTGGAGCAACGTTAGGATCAATGTTCAAGGCGTGGCATATGATGTTCGAGTCAATGCCTGTCATGTCGGAGTGAGACCAGGTAAAGACGTCTTGATTGTCTTTGAGAAAACTCACTCAGACTTCTCGGACATCCGCCTTAAGATCTTTCCCAACCTTCGTTTTTCCATCTGGGACGGAGGCATCAAGGATCACCTCTTTTGTCTCTTCCATGGACTCGATAGCCCTCTCTTCCTAAACTTTAGGGTCCAACTCATTGGACTCCCTTTCCTCTTGAACAGTCTAGACCTCCATCTCCTCGGGAGGAGGCTGTTTGGGGGCTGCTACCTCAACTACCATTACTGAATGCTTGAGAGACACATTGTAGCACTGTCTGGCCTCATTTTGGTCTCCACAGGCTGTGCCTATTCCTGCCTCGGTAGGGAACTTCAGTCACATGTGGCGTATGGAGGTGACAGCTCCAAATTCTACTAGGGTCGAACGTCCTAGGATGGCGTTGTATGCGGAGGAGTAGTCCATGACCACAAACACTTGAAGATCTGGCAAGGCGCTTCTCCAAGCATCACTGGCAGTTTAATTTTCCCCATCGGAATGAGACCTTCTCCTGAGAACCCAAAAATAGTAGAGGTGCAAAGGGACAGGTCACCAGCAGTCAGCCCAATCTTCTTGTAGGCTGGcttgaacaggatgttcactgaattCTTGCTTTCCACCAGGATCCGAGCCACCATCTTGTGGAAATCTAGCTCTCGGCCACCAAAGGATCGTGGTGGGGAAAATGTACTCTACGAGCATCATCCTCGAAGAAAGTGATGACTTGGTCATTCATTTGGGGAATCTGTGCTAGTAACTGGGTTAGCACCAGCACTTCATCGTCATGGTTTATGGCCTGGGCATATAGATTTTGCGAGCCCCTcgatgtgccccccaggtggggTCCTACGGAGATAGTCCCTACTCTCCCGTTCACCGGGAGAGGTCCATGGGTTATGTGCTGCTGTGGGGTCGCAGGAACTTGGACTAGGGCTGCGGGACCACCTGCTAAGGAGGCAATCTTACGACCAGAGCCTAGGCTGGGCGCACGTCGACCCTAGCATATTGGTAGAGGTGCCCCAATTTGATGAGACATTCGATCTCATCTCTAAATTTCCTGCACTTGTTGGTGTGGTGCCCCACATCATTGTGAAACCGGAAAAACTTAGTGGTATCTCTTTTCTCCCGATCTCTCTACTTAGGTGGCGGTTTCCAGTAGTGGACCTACTACTCCGTGGCCTGGAGAATATTCTCTTGAGTATCCACCAGGTTCGTGTACTCAGAGTATTGTGGAGCATACttctcattaggggctgctccaGTTCTCTTGGGCctcttgcccttgccttttccCCCACGTTTGCTCCCGACGGGTGCCGCGGACTAGGTTGGAGCCGCAGTtccagcactgaatgcaggctgaaaaAGCACTATATCTAGTGGGAGCTGCTCCATAGCCTGTCAGGGCGGCACTAAAACCAACATTTGGCATGGTGTTGAAACCAGCTGGTTGAACAGCAAGGCTAAACTGTGGTGCATTCATAACACTCGTTTGGTCTGGAGTGTATGGTAAGCACTAAGTTCCTGGAGCCATGGCATTTGGGAACAACGCAGCAGGGAAATGGACTAGTACTTTGAATGTTCcaatctgagcctcctcccagttgatgtacTATTGGGCTCGATGTATGAAGTCATCGAGCCTGTGGCATCCTCTTCTCTGGAGGTCACCCCATAGTGGGGAACCTGCTCGGATGTCAACTTGTAGGGCCATTAGTTGTTGAccatcatcgaccctcttggtcTTGGCTGCTTCTTCCTTAAGGCATTTGATGTAAGCTTTAAGGGTCTCAAGTGGTccctgctttatgttggccaacgCGTTGACCTCAAAATTGACCTTCCGCACAGTTATGAATTGTCTCCAAAAGGAGTATGAGAGTTGGTGCCAGGAGTGAATGGATCCTGGCTTGTGCTTCTTAGACCATTCATCTGTTGATCTCGTCAAGGTCAACATGAAAACGTGGAATTTGGATTCCTCAGAGACGCGATGGACCAAAATCAATCTattaaactgtaacgccctgctaattagggttcgttaccatgtgtgtttaaaattagtgttggactcactaaatgagtcatttggactaaaacatgtgattaagccactaagggttcaggtattaaaaattttggtcaagacataaacatttccattgaacaaaaactttagtctttacatgggatcccaaaatacaagtttaaaagttggttacaacccagagattacaaaataagctggtctaagcagcaaaacagggtccaaccctagctccCCTATGATATTTTGGCAGTggcggtcgagcggactgcatatgtacacatcaccattaTCGCTCTCCAACGCATGGTtgaccaagcttctccttacccttacatgcaccacaaagcacctgtgagctaaaagactcaacaagaaaacatattcagacAATTCATAGAATATAACAgcatgcttaacagtaataactgGAACCAAGCATACACATTGTACAaataagtgaccatagggtcacacaagtgcatgtcacactcccatttattcatatggcatctgagccagtcaaaCGCATAaggcactcccagggtggcctagccataacggcaTGTGCTCAATGCGCATAACGTCAATCATAGCTTATAAGCTAAGCCTtacagaccctc from the Humulus lupulus chromosome X, drHumLupu1.1, whole genome shotgun sequence genome contains:
- the LOC133803140 gene encoding GATA transcription factor 25-like, which encodes MYGHGQSMTIPSQIADDEDASGVGGGAESVDNPHLRYEAHALDDPAGGVAGSGDVVEDVNPDSVYGAGHEMVVHRSDGSSQLTLSFRGQVYVFDAVTPDKVQAVLLLLGGCEISAGAQGVGMQSQNHRAMVDIPVRCSQPHRAASLNRFRQKRKERCFDKKVRYSVRQEVALRMQRNKGQFTSKKTDGSYSWGNSQESGQEDNSLQTSCTHCGTSSKSTPMMRRGPSGPRSLCNACGLFWSNRGTLRELSKKTQDHSPTPVEQGEGEASDSNCETTIRTHSNLVSFCNGDT